The Paraflavitalea devenefica genome contains a region encoding:
- a CDS encoding LacI family DNA-binding transcriptional regulator, whose product MTQPTAAIAMTSKREITIYDLARELNISTATVSRALNNHPSVSKKTRKKISELAKATGYQQNNFASNLRKQKTHTIGVIIHELNSRFIVSALSGIEKVITAAHYNIIIGHSAETSSKEAANALNLFHKRVDGLIASLAYDTETLDHYEPFLKKDIPVVFFDRVKKDSAGIKIVIDNFKAGYEATTHLIQQGCKRLVHITGNLMQNVYADRWKGFQSALADNNLPCLPEQLIVNDLDEKAGIEAALQVLSMPERPDGIFVTNDLCAAVCMQKLKEGGLKIPEDIAIVGFNNDLISRIAEPALTTINYAGIEMGEVAAKCLINQLNHNKLPDSNYTITLPAALLIRASSLKKKL is encoded by the coding sequence ATGACCCAACCAACTGCCGCTATAGCTATGACATCTAAAAGAGAAATTACGATTTATGACCTGGCCAGGGAGCTGAATATTTCCACGGCAACGGTGAGCCGGGCGCTCAATAATCACCCCAGTGTAAGTAAAAAGACCCGGAAGAAGATCAGTGAGTTGGCCAAGGCTACCGGTTATCAGCAGAATAATTTTGCCAGCAACCTGCGTAAGCAGAAGACACATACGATCGGCGTTATTATCCATGAACTCAACAGCCGCTTCATTGTATCGGCCCTCAGTGGTATTGAAAAGGTAATAACAGCGGCCCATTATAATATTATCATTGGTCACTCTGCAGAGACCAGCAGCAAAGAAGCAGCCAATGCCCTGAACCTCTTTCACAAAAGAGTGGATGGCTTGATCGCTTCCCTGGCTTATGATACGGAAACCCTGGATCATTATGAGCCTTTCCTGAAGAAAGACATCCCGGTGGTTTTCTTTGACCGTGTGAAGAAGGATAGTGCCGGCATCAAGATCGTGATTGATAATTTTAAGGCTGGCTATGAGGCTACTACCCACCTCATTCAGCAGGGATGTAAACGGTTGGTGCATATTACGGGCAACCTGATGCAGAATGTGTATGCCGACCGGTGGAAGGGATTCCAGTCAGCCCTTGCCGATAATAACCTGCCCTGCCTGCCGGAGCAGCTTATTGTGAACGACCTGGATGAAAAAGCAGGTATTGAGGCAGCCCTGCAGGTACTGAGCATGCCGGAAAGGCCTGATGGCATTTTTGTAACGAATGACCTGTGCGCCGCTGTTTGCATGCAGAAGCTGAAAGAAGGCGGCCTGAAGATACCGGAGGATATTGCTATTGTGGGGTTTAATAATGACCTTATCAGCCGGATAGCAGAACCTGCCCTCACTACCATTAACTATGCAGGCATAGAGATGGGTGAAGTGGCGGCTAAAT